Proteins from one Deinococcus sp. AB2017081 genomic window:
- a CDS encoding MoxR family ATPase has protein sequence MSLTAAELQTYLSSLVTGDLKLSTMIWGPPGIGKSAVVAQVAAKYDFDFVDVRLSQLAPTDLRGLPVPEADGQGGGTSRWYPPEFLPRGGRGILFLDEVNMAPPTMQGMAQQLILDRRVGSYVLPDGWFVWAAGNRKEDRASVFDMPAPLANRFLHLTVRPDFDSWRAYALGRGLHEHVIAFLTFRPELLHRLDPQQPAWPSPRAWEMASRLHRAGLDAAPAIGEAAGAEFSAFVRLYEQLPDLGIVLEGRGGGLRLPDEPSVRYAAVVGLAARAATADEAYHAFTWLADTAGPEWLQLYVATLVSKFQAIGQLADLADLVARDERLAALVQGTLELTEGM, from the coding sequence GTGAGCCTCACTGCTGCCGAACTGCAAACGTACCTGAGTTCGCTCGTCACGGGCGACCTGAAGCTCTCCACCATGATCTGGGGGCCGCCCGGCATCGGCAAGAGCGCCGTCGTGGCGCAGGTGGCCGCAAAATACGACTTCGACTTCGTGGACGTGCGGCTGTCGCAGCTCGCGCCTACGGATCTGCGCGGCCTGCCCGTGCCGGAGGCCGACGGCCAGGGGGGCGGCACCAGCCGCTGGTACCCGCCGGAGTTCCTGCCGCGCGGAGGCCGCGGCATCCTGTTCCTCGACGAGGTGAACATGGCCCCGCCCACCATGCAGGGCATGGCCCAGCAGCTGATCCTCGACCGCCGCGTGGGCAGCTATGTCCTGCCGGACGGGTGGTTCGTGTGGGCTGCCGGGAACCGCAAGGAGGATCGCGCCAGCGTGTTCGACATGCCCGCGCCGCTCGCCAACCGCTTCCTGCACCTGACGGTGCGGCCCGACTTCGACTCGTGGCGCGCGTACGCACTGGGGCGCGGCCTGCACGAGCACGTCATCGCGTTCCTGACGTTCCGCCCGGAACTGCTGCATCGCCTCGACCCGCAGCAGCCCGCGTGGCCCAGCCCCCGCGCGTGGGAGATGGCGTCGCGCCTGCACCGCGCCGGCCTCGACGCCGCGCCCGCCATCGGCGAGGCCGCCGGGGCCGAGTTCAGCGCCTTCGTGCGCCTGTACGAGCAACTCCCGGATCTCGGCATCGTGCTGGAGGGCCGTGGCGGCGGCCTGCGGCTGCCGGACGAGCCCAGCGTGCGCTACGCCGCCGTCGTGGGCCTCGCCGCCCGCGCCGCCACCGCCGACGAGGCGTACCACGCCTTCACGTGGCTCGCGGACACCGCCGGCCCCGAGTGGCTGCAGCTGTACGTGGCCACCCTGGTCAGCAAGTTCCAGGCGATCGGGCAGCTCGCCGACCTCGCTGACCTCGTCGCCCGCGACGAGCGTCTGGCTGCGCTGGTGCAGGGCACGCTGGAGCTCACGGAGGGGATGTGA
- a CDS encoding heterodisulfide reductase-related iron-sulfur binding cluster — protein sequence MLPLTHQILFALFALVAGGFGLWGFYRLYRRVARGAAASEARFDRPAQRVLSAIRVSLTQERTFRRRTAISVLHSFIFYGFVYYLLVNVVDGLEGYINFHIDSEANPLFALYNALADLLSVLVLVGVVSLVVRRLFLPSRRDFRFTEKTLLHPLLRANYILRDSLIVSGFIIFHVGSRVLGNAAKMAQEGGDAFQPFSTALGSVLFGGASEAVTQGWRIFGYWGALGSVLAFLAYFPYTKHIHIFMAPLNYALKRPVGSGVLPPMKGLTEAMEAEEPKLGVEKLEELEWPRLLDAYSCIQCNRCQDVCPANATGKALSPAALEINKRMELNVIASHPSPFTLKPAAFESGASTAHPLLEYAINEESVWACTTCGACMEVCPVQDEQMLDIIDIRRHQVMVAGEFPQQLQTAFRGMERASNPWGISRDKRLDWAEGLRVPTIDENPTPDVVYWVGCAASYDPGAQKVARSFVQLLDKAGVNYAVLGKKEACTGDAARRSGNEFLYQTLAQENVETLNTVNPKLIVATCPHCMNAIGHEYKQLGGDYRTIHHTEYLETLVAAGKLPTAQLAEHVTYHDPCYLGRHNGVYDAPRTLITRMAGEVLELERSRENSFCCGAGGAQFWKEEEEGRERVSDNRFREIQARLDGAKTASAEYEQTGKVLAVGCPFCKAMMNSSPEKQSRDDIVVKDVAELLLESVQRADGTFRTPAAQPTGPVPDATPLEQPEVASAPNAQVPMARTGDAPAEGAPAAVVGETSADVINAQPGSPTANADTQPEPQAAHPEATPRRAWKAKAAADDVQPGPVQPESVPVPATPDPAPARKSWKAKGDATPAGGAAQTPEAPPADDVRAATAPATDAPAEAPARKAWSPRAKADDVNPTPAPAPQADAAASEAPARRAWAPKAKADDVVAAPVTPDSAAQPVTAEPAPDADTPAATAAPSTGERRKWTPGAKATPTPAPVEAAPAPEATPAVAPTTDTAEPAAPGERRKWAPKAAAPVAESPAVTEASAPASSPSPAVQTAPTPEPAPAAGPSGRPKWTPRAAAPAASPEAPPAETAPDAAPDTSPITEHVHLDHVGENTLEEGERATSEPGTGGRKKWVPKQKG from the coding sequence TTGCTGCCCCTGACCCACCAGATCCTCTTTGCCCTGTTCGCCCTGGTTGCCGGGGGCTTCGGCCTGTGGGGCTTCTACCGCCTGTACCGCCGCGTGGCCCGCGGGGCCGCCGCCAGCGAGGCCCGCTTCGACCGGCCCGCACAGCGCGTGCTGTCGGCGATCCGCGTCAGCCTCACGCAGGAGCGCACGTTCCGGCGGCGCACGGCCATCAGCGTGCTGCACTCGTTCATCTTCTACGGCTTCGTGTACTACCTGCTCGTGAACGTCGTGGACGGCCTGGAAGGGTACATCAACTTCCACATCGACTCGGAAGCCAATCCGCTGTTCGCGCTGTACAACGCCCTGGCCGACCTGCTCAGCGTCCTCGTGCTCGTCGGCGTGGTCTCGCTGGTCGTGCGCCGCCTGTTCCTGCCCAGCAGGCGCGACTTCCGCTTCACCGAGAAGACACTGCTTCACCCGCTGCTGAGGGCCAACTACATCCTGCGCGACTCGCTGATCGTGTCGGGGTTCATCATCTTCCACGTCGGCAGCCGCGTGCTCGGCAACGCCGCCAAGATGGCGCAGGAGGGCGGCGACGCCTTCCAGCCGTTCAGCACCGCCCTCGGCAGCGTCCTGTTCGGCGGCGCGTCCGAGGCCGTCACGCAGGGCTGGCGCATCTTCGGGTACTGGGGCGCGCTCGGCAGCGTCCTCGCGTTCCTGGCGTACTTCCCGTACACCAAGCACATCCACATCTTCATGGCCCCGCTGAACTACGCCCTCAAGCGCCCCGTCGGCAGCGGCGTCCTGCCGCCCATGAAGGGTCTTACCGAGGCGATGGAGGCCGAGGAGCCGAAGCTGGGGGTCGAGAAGCTGGAGGAGCTGGAGTGGCCGCGCCTGCTCGACGCGTACTCGTGCATCCAGTGCAACCGCTGCCAAGACGTGTGCCCGGCGAACGCCACCGGCAAGGCGCTGAGCCCGGCCGCGCTGGAGATCAACAAGCGCATGGAGCTCAACGTCATCGCGTCGCACCCCAGCCCCTTCACGCTGAAGCCCGCGGCCTTCGAGTCCGGCGCGAGCACCGCCCACCCACTGCTGGAGTACGCCATCAACGAGGAGTCCGTGTGGGCGTGCACCACCTGCGGCGCGTGCATGGAGGTCTGCCCGGTGCAGGACGAGCAGATGCTCGACATCATCGACATCCGCCGCCATCAGGTCATGGTCGCCGGCGAGTTCCCGCAGCAGCTCCAGACGGCGTTCCGCGGCATGGAGCGCGCCAGCAACCCCTGGGGCATCTCGCGCGACAAGCGCCTCGACTGGGCCGAGGGCCTGCGCGTGCCCACCATCGACGAGAACCCCACCCCCGACGTCGTGTACTGGGTGGGCTGCGCCGCCAGCTACGACCCCGGCGCGCAGAAGGTCGCCCGGAGCTTCGTGCAGCTCCTCGACAAGGCCGGCGTGAACTACGCCGTGCTCGGCAAGAAGGAGGCGTGCACCGGCGACGCCGCCCGCCGCAGCGGCAACGAGTTCCTGTACCAGACGCTCGCCCAGGAGAACGTCGAGACCCTCAACACCGTGAACCCCAAGCTGATCGTCGCCACGTGCCCGCACTGCATGAACGCCATCGGGCACGAGTACAAACAGCTCGGCGGGGACTACCGCACCATCCACCACACCGAGTACCTGGAGACGCTGGTGGCGGCCGGGAAGCTGCCCACCGCGCAGCTCGCGGAGCACGTCACGTACCACGACCCGTGCTACCTGGGCCGCCACAACGGCGTGTACGACGCCCCCCGCACCCTGATCACCCGCATGGCCGGCGAGGTGCTGGAGCTCGAGCGCAGCCGCGAGAACTCGTTCTGCTGCGGGGCGGGCGGCGCGCAGTTCTGGAAGGAGGAGGAGGAGGGCCGCGAGCGCGTCTCCGACAACCGCTTCCGCGAGATCCAGGCGCGCCTGGACGGCGCGAAGACCGCCAGCGCCGAGTACGAGCAGACCGGCAAGGTGCTCGCGGTCGGCTGCCCGTTCTGCAAGGCGATGATGAACTCCAGCCCCGAGAAGCAGTCCCGCGACGACATCGTCGTGAAGGACGTCGCGGAGCTCCTGCTGGAGAGCGTGCAGCGCGCCGATGGTACCTTCCGGACGCCCGCCGCCCAGCCGACCGGCCCCGTTCCCGACGCCACCCCGCTGGAACAGCCGGAGGTCGCCAGCGCGCCCAACGCCCAGGTGCCGATGGCCCGCACCGGCGACGCCCCCGCCGAGGGAGCCCCGGCGGCCGTGGTGGGGGAGACGAGCGCCGACGTCATCAACGCCCAGCCCGGCAGCCCCACCGCGAACGCCGACACGCAGCCCGAGCCGCAGGCCGCCCACCCGGAGGCCACTCCCCGCCGGGCGTGGAAGGCGAAAGCCGCGGCCGACGACGTGCAGCCGGGGCCTGTGCAGCCCGAGTCCGTGCCGGTGCCCGCGACGCCCGATCCTGCCCCGGCCCGCAAGAGCTGGAAGGCGAAGGGCGACGCGACGCCAGCGGGTGGGGCGGCCCAGACTCCCGAGGCTCCACCGGCCGATGACGTGCGCGCAGCTACGGCGCCGGCCACCGACGCCCCAGCGGAGGCCCCGGCCCGAAAGGCGTGGTCGCCTCGCGCGAAGGCGGACGACGTGAACCCCACGCCGGCACCGGCTCCGCAGGCCGACGCCGCTGCTTCCGAGGCCCCGGCCCGCAGGGCGTGGGCCCCGAAGGCGAAGGCGGACGACGTGGTGGCGGCCCCGGTGACGCCGGACAGCGCGGCTCAGCCGGTCACAGCAGAGCCCGCCCCGGACGCCGACACACCGGCCGCGACGGCTGCGCCCTCCACCGGGGAGCGCCGGAAGTGGACGCCGGGCGCGAAGGCCACGCCGACACCCGCCCCGGTCGAGGCCGCTCCAGCCCCAGAAGCTACCCCGGCAGTCGCACCGACCACCGACACGGCGGAGCCCGCCGCCCCCGGCGAGCGCCGGAAGTGGGCCCCGAAGGCCGCAGCTCCAGTGGCCGAGTCCCCCGCCGTCACGGAGGCGTCCGCGCCCGCTTCGAGCCCAAGCCCGGCCGTCCAGACGGCTCCGACCCCCGAGCCCGCCCCGGCCGCCGGCCCGTCCGGCCGCCCGAAGTGGACGCCGAGGGCCGCCGCTCCGGCTGCAAGTCCGGAGGCTCCTCCCGCCGAGACCGCCCCCGATGCAGCTCCGGACACGTCGCCCATCACCGAGCACGTGCACCTCGACCACGTGGGCGAGAACACGCTGGAGGAGGGCGAGCGCGCCACCAGCGAGCCCGGCACGGGCGGGCGCAAGAAGTGGGTGCCGAAGCAGAAGGGCTGA